In one Flammeovirga yaeyamensis genomic region, the following are encoded:
- a CDS encoding RnfABCDGE type electron transport complex subunit D — MRNQTLNISTSPHLKKGVTTDVIMKNVVYALIPATAFSIYVFGLSALLTIGMSVTSCLLTEHFLCKWSGKASTINDYSAVITGVLLGLTLPPIFPLWMTFMGGVIAIGLGKYLFGGLGYNVFNPALVGRAVLQAAFPVAITTWYPALMSDRFTSVASSLYTLPFMQPFFDGQSGATPLSAFKFDHISAETTDLVFGFVSGSTGETCTIAIVLGGLYLIYRGMMNWKIPVSIIASAFLFSGMLYLYNPELYPTPWFIVFSGGLMLGAFFMATDMVGSPITNLGVIIYGSFIGILVVIIRIWGGLPEGVMYAILLGNALAPQLDRVIQPRVYGTSKLSKS; from the coding sequence ATGCGTAATCAAACATTAAATATTAGCACATCACCACACCTTAAAAAAGGAGTGACTACCGATGTGATTATGAAAAATGTGGTCTATGCATTAATTCCTGCTACCGCATTTTCGATCTATGTTTTTGGTCTTAGTGCTTTGTTAACCATTGGCATGTCGGTAACATCCTGTTTACTGACAGAACATTTCTTATGCAAATGGTCGGGCAAAGCTTCCACGATAAATGATTATTCTGCTGTAATCACTGGTGTATTACTTGGGTTAACACTCCCTCCTATTTTTCCGTTATGGATGACCTTTATGGGAGGTGTAATTGCCATTGGTTTAGGTAAATATCTATTTGGCGGATTAGGTTACAATGTTTTCAATCCTGCACTTGTCGGGCGTGCGGTTTTACAAGCAGCCTTTCCGGTAGCGATTACCACATGGTATCCTGCTTTAATGTCAGATCGATTTACATCAGTAGCTTCTTCATTATACACACTTCCGTTTATGCAACCATTTTTTGATGGACAATCGGGAGCCACTCCTCTATCTGCGTTTAAGTTTGATCATATATCGGCTGAAACCACAGATTTAGTGTTTGGATTTGTGAGTGGATCAACAGGTGAAACTTGTACAATAGCCATCGTACTAGGAGGCTTATATTTGATTTACAGAGGTATGATGAATTGGAAAATTCCGGTTTCCATTATTGCCTCTGCCTTCCTCTTCTCAGGAATGCTGTACTTATATAATCCTGAATTATATCCTACACCTTGGTTTATTGTTTTCTCTGGTGGATTAATGCTTGGTGCCTTCTTTATGGCAACAGATATGGTCGGTTCTCCGATTACCAATCTGGGTGTTATTATCTACGGAAGTTTCATTGGTATTCTGGTTGTGATCATCAGAATATGGGGTGGACTACCGGAAGGCGTAATGTATGCTATCCTTTTAGGTAATGCATTAGCACCACAATTGGATCGAGTGATTCAACCTCGAGTTTATGGAACATCAAAACTTTCGAAATCATGA
- the rsxC gene encoding electron transport complex subunit RsxC: protein MKLFNFYKNTFKHGIHPPEHKDDTKDLPIKQFSFAPVFILPMEQHIGGPSELLVNEGQEVDRGQLIAKANGYMSVPVHAPVSGVIRKITKVPTVSGKMVTGVYLEAFPYSGQEVREGIPLDPEDASKEQILNAIQQAGIVGLGGAAFPTHVKLKVPEDKQCDVLLLNGVECEPYLTTDHRVMLEQSDDVFMGIRYLLKATGAKKCIIGIEANKQNAADHLEKNIPEGLPVEIRVVPVKYPQGAEKMLITSVLDIEVPSGGLPIDVGVVVVNVATSAEIGRLLPHGQGIQERVVTITGPGVKKKGNYLIPIGTPIRYVLEEVGISDQISEVYLGGPMMGVAISNLDIPVVKGTSGIVVYTKDEVPDVQREFPCIKCGSCVDACPISLNPSKMGLLSRVKAYDEMAETCNLMDCFECGSCSYVCPSNIPLVQRFRIAKSIVRKRKAKAHA from the coding sequence ATGAAGTTATTTAATTTTTATAAAAATACGTTCAAACATGGGATTCATCCACCGGAGCATAAAGACGACACGAAAGATTTACCGATAAAACAGTTTTCTTTCGCTCCGGTGTTTATCCTACCAATGGAACAGCACATTGGTGGTCCATCTGAATTATTAGTGAACGAGGGACAAGAAGTAGACCGCGGGCAACTGATTGCCAAAGCCAACGGTTATATGTCTGTCCCGGTTCACGCCCCAGTTTCTGGAGTAATTCGTAAGATCACAAAAGTGCCTACCGTCAGCGGGAAGATGGTGACTGGTGTATATTTGGAGGCTTTCCCTTACTCTGGACAAGAGGTAAGGGAGGGCATTCCTCTTGATCCAGAAGATGCGTCGAAAGAGCAAATCTTGAATGCCATCCAACAAGCGGGTATTGTAGGTTTAGGTGGTGCGGCGTTTCCAACCCACGTAAAACTGAAAGTTCCAGAGGATAAACAATGTGATGTTCTCCTCCTCAACGGAGTTGAATGTGAGCCTTATTTAACTACTGACCATAGAGTGATGCTCGAACAATCTGATGATGTGTTTATGGGCATTCGTTATCTTTTAAAAGCAACGGGTGCGAAAAAATGTATTATCGGTATTGAGGCAAATAAACAAAATGCAGCAGATCATTTGGAAAAAAATATTCCGGAAGGTCTTCCTGTTGAAATAAGAGTTGTACCCGTAAAGTATCCGCAAGGAGCCGAAAAGATGTTGATTACAAGTGTTCTCGATATCGAAGTTCCTTCAGGAGGCTTACCTATTGATGTTGGAGTTGTGGTGGTGAATGTCGCGACTTCGGCGGAAATAGGACGATTACTTCCTCACGGTCAGGGTATCCAAGAAAGAGTTGTTACGATTACCGGTCCAGGTGTGAAGAAAAAAGGAAACTATCTGATTCCTATTGGAACACCTATCCGATATGTGCTCGAAGAAGTCGGAATTTCAGATCAAATTTCTGAGGTCTATTTAGGTGGACCTATGATGGGTGTCGCCATTTCCAACCTTGATATCCCAGTGGTAAAAGGGACATCTGGAATTGTGGTATACACTAAAGACGAAGTACCTGATGTTCAACGAGAATTTCCTTGTATAAAATGCGGAAGCTGTGTCGATGCTTGCCCTATTAGTTTAAATCCATCAAAAATGGGTTTACTATCAAGAGTAAAAGCATACGATGAAATGGCTGAAACCTGTAACCTAATGGACTGTTTTGAGTGCGGTAGTTGTTCTTACGTCTGCCCATCAAATATTCCTTTAGTACAGCGATTCCGCATAGCAAAATCAATTGTTAGAAAACGAAAAGCGAAAGCACATGCGTAA
- a CDS encoding 2-oxoacid:acceptor oxidoreductase family protein, producing the protein MSNNTTNAKYPGVRVAMDGNTAAIMCERESSDAAGAYPITPSTQMGEYWAEEAAKGHLNISDKPLIFIEPEGEHAAAAVTAGLSMTGQRAANFSSGQGIAYMHESLYAAVGKRLTYVLNIGARAMTKSTLNVHAGHDDYHAIDDTGFFQLFAKKAQHVADLNIISHKIAEMALTPGVIAQDGFLTTHLIESLNLPERDLIKDFLGRPDDIIPTPTPAQKIIYGETRRRIPEIWDVDNPLMAGIVQNQDAYMQSVAAQRPFFFDHIKEITDQAFKDFAALTGREYKRVMTYKVEDADYLILGQGSVVSSAEAVVDYIRETRGIKVGVVDLVMFRPFPADMLAQVLKGKKGVTILERLDQPLAEDAPIMREVRSVLSKCLENGTQKKNLPYPELSSYQPKDMPALYSGSFGMGSRDLQPEGIIGAIENMMDDGAQKKLFYLSIDFVREKAFNPKQRQYQETIEESYPNIKNLSVRGSENPNLMPKEAVTVRFHSIGGWGAITTGKNLAMTLFDLLGYDIKANPKYGSEKKGQPTTYYLAAAPEPIRINCEYYFVDVVLSPDPNVFKHTNAIAGLKEGGCFIIQSDKATQEEVWADIPRQYQKIIIEKNIHVFYIDGFKIAREEATDPELQLRMQGIAFQGAFFSSSPLMEKTGLDADKLLDAIQEQLQYKFGGKGQRVVDDNMRVVKRGFDEVNEITCKEITEQQIVDQVHKDIPTPTLLKKSPVSESKLSDVHRFWEQTGHFYQRGMGNDNITDPFIGLSVMPAASSLFRDMTGIRFEHPEWIPNNCTACGNCYTVCPDTALPGLVSDLNDVMETVVKRVRKKKGKVEHLPKVIRQMTGKIRERFDSVKGDVTVNDQIHAILDEAIFDASTPAAQVQELEWFKNELGDFQFALTRPYYQLNEKKEKGSGGLFSITLNPQTCKGCMECIKVCEDDALKAVIQTDGSVAKLRDEWSLWEDLPTTPAKYNRIEDLEEKIGPLETLLLNKDAYSVMASGDGACLGCSEKSVVHLFTATVESLMMPRVKKHVAYIGELICKLEKHIQLKLMETVNLNDADLMADIVTEMSDTDLTMSSITSRIESAKGTAPIDQEWFRNVTQLMAQLKQLKWKYEQGTTGRGRSSMGMTNATGCTSVWGSTYPYNPYPFPWANHLFQDSTSLAMGIFEGHMAKMADGFKAVRKAELELAGEYDADKHDDFFTYFNWEQFSDEEWHLCPPVVALGGDGSMYDIGFQNLSRMMASGKPIKVVVVDTQVYSNTGGQACTSGFIGQVSDMAQYGKVWKGKPEPRKEIGLIAMAHRNTYVLQSTLANTSQMLEGFIDGLMTKRPALFNIYTTCQPEHGVADDLGAHQAKLAIESRTYPIFKYNPDLGTTAAENFDLAGNPDMDLIWPKYTLKYKDNGKDKTMEVDMTFADFAITEARFRKHFRMAPRDTWNENMVPLAEFIEMPKEDREGLFPFVWAVDKKEQLTRVMVAEPIVDSAIERKEFWIMLKDLAGKQEVQEVDESQIRQEIVGKLAQGLMKLATGEAGDIADVVLPQGEASPEPADNAAADNGNYMAPWIESEECSGCDECIKINNKMFEYNDQKQAIIKNAQAGPYADLVKAGEKCSQGVIHPGFPKDMSEKEIEKWIKRGERLN; encoded by the coding sequence ATGAGCAACAACACAACTAACGCTAAGTATCCTGGCGTACGTGTCGCGATGGATGGTAACACCGCGGCTATTATGTGCGAAAGAGAATCATCGGATGCAGCGGGGGCCTACCCTATTACGCCGTCTACTCAGATGGGTGAATATTGGGCGGAAGAAGCAGCCAAAGGGCACTTAAACATTTCGGACAAACCATTAATTTTCATTGAGCCAGAGGGTGAACATGCAGCGGCAGCTGTAACGGCTGGTTTATCTATGACAGGACAGAGAGCAGCAAACTTCTCTTCTGGTCAGGGTATTGCTTACATGCACGAATCTTTATATGCAGCGGTAGGTAAAAGACTTACTTATGTATTAAATATTGGTGCTAGAGCCATGACGAAATCTACCCTTAATGTGCATGCGGGTCACGATGACTACCATGCCATTGATGATACAGGTTTCTTCCAATTATTCGCCAAAAAGGCACAACACGTTGCCGACTTGAACATCATTTCCCACAAAATTGCCGAGATGGCTTTAACTCCGGGTGTGATTGCGCAAGACGGTTTCCTTACTACTCACCTTATTGAGTCGCTCAACCTTCCTGAGCGTGATTTAATCAAAGATTTCTTAGGTCGTCCAGACGACATTATCCCAACGCCTACTCCAGCTCAAAAAATTATCTATGGAGAGACACGTAGACGTATTCCTGAAATTTGGGATGTGGATAATCCGTTAATGGCGGGTATTGTTCAAAACCAAGATGCGTATATGCAATCGGTGGCTGCACAAAGACCTTTCTTCTTTGATCACATTAAAGAAATTACAGATCAAGCATTTAAAGATTTCGCCGCTTTAACAGGTCGTGAGTACAAGAGAGTCATGACGTACAAAGTGGAGGATGCTGATTACCTCATCTTAGGACAAGGTAGTGTGGTTTCTAGTGCAGAAGCTGTAGTGGATTACATCAGAGAAACGAGAGGAATCAAAGTAGGTGTAGTCGATTTAGTAATGTTCCGTCCTTTCCCTGCCGATATGCTTGCACAAGTACTAAAAGGCAAGAAAGGGGTCACTATTCTAGAACGTTTAGATCAACCATTAGCTGAAGATGCTCCGATCATGAGAGAGGTGCGCTCAGTGTTATCGAAATGTTTAGAGAATGGAACTCAAAAGAAAAATCTTCCTTATCCAGAATTAAGCAGCTATCAACCAAAAGATATGCCTGCCTTGTATTCTGGTTCGTTTGGTATGGGATCAAGAGACCTTCAACCGGAAGGAATTATTGGTGCTATCGAAAACATGATGGATGATGGGGCTCAGAAAAAGTTATTCTACTTATCGATTGATTTCGTAAGAGAAAAAGCATTCAACCCTAAGCAAAGACAATATCAAGAAACGATTGAGGAGTCTTATCCAAACATTAAGAATCTTTCGGTTCGTGGTTCAGAGAATCCTAACCTGATGCCTAAAGAGGCGGTAACTGTACGTTTCCACTCTATTGGTGGTTGGGGTGCAATTACAACAGGTAAGAACTTGGCTATGACATTGTTCGATCTTCTTGGATACGATATCAAAGCCAATCCGAAATATGGTTCTGAGAAAAAAGGTCAGCCAACTACTTATTATCTAGCAGCTGCACCAGAACCAATTCGTATTAACTGCGAGTATTACTTCGTAGATGTGGTATTGTCACCAGACCCTAACGTATTCAAGCACACGAATGCTATTGCCGGTCTAAAAGAAGGTGGTTGTTTCATTATCCAAAGTGATAAAGCAACTCAGGAAGAAGTTTGGGCAGACATCCCTCGTCAATATCAAAAAATAATTATCGAGAAGAATATTCATGTATTCTATATCGATGGATTTAAGATTGCGAGAGAAGAAGCAACTGATCCAGAACTTCAGTTAAGAATGCAAGGTATTGCCTTCCAAGGTGCCTTCTTCTCATCTTCTCCATTAATGGAAAAAACTGGTCTTGATGCAGATAAATTATTAGATGCCATCCAAGAGCAATTACAATATAAATTTGGAGGTAAAGGTCAAAGAGTTGTTGATGATAACATGAGAGTGGTAAAACGTGGCTTCGATGAAGTTAATGAAATCACTTGCAAGGAAATCACAGAACAACAAATCGTTGATCAAGTACACAAAGATATTCCAACCCCAACTCTTCTTAAAAAGTCTCCAGTAAGCGAATCAAAATTATCTGATGTACACCGCTTCTGGGAGCAAACAGGTCATTTCTATCAAAGAGGTATGGGGAACGACAACATCACCGATCCATTTATTGGTTTGAGTGTGATGCCAGCAGCTTCTTCTCTATTTAGAGATATGACAGGTATTCGTTTCGAACATCCGGAATGGATTCCAAACAATTGTACTGCCTGCGGTAATTGTTATACCGTTTGTCCTGATACGGCTTTACCAGGTTTAGTTTCCGACCTTAACGATGTGATGGAAACGGTGGTAAAACGTGTGAGAAAGAAAAAAGGTAAAGTAGAACATCTACCTAAAGTGATCCGTCAGATGACCGGTAAAATCCGTGAGCGTTTTGACAGTGTGAAAGGTGATGTTACGGTGAATGATCAAATACACGCTATCTTAGATGAGGCTATTTTTGATGCATCTACACCAGCTGCTCAAGTGCAAGAATTGGAGTGGTTCAAAAACGAGCTAGGTGATTTCCAATTCGCATTAACACGTCCATATTATCAATTAAACGAGAAAAAAGAGAAAGGTAGTGGTGGTCTATTCAGCATCACTCTAAACCCTCAAACTTGTAAAGGTTGTATGGAATGTATCAAGGTTTGTGAGGATGATGCCTTAAAAGCTGTGATACAAACAGACGGTTCGGTAGCCAAACTTCGCGATGAGTGGAGCCTTTGGGAAGATCTACCAACCACTCCTGCTAAATACAATAGAATTGAAGATTTAGAGGAGAAAATCGGACCACTAGAAACGCTTCTATTAAATAAAGATGCGTACTCTGTGATGGCCTCAGGCGATGGTGCTTGTTTAGGTTGTTCAGAGAAATCTGTAGTCCATTTATTCACTGCTACGGTAGAGTCTTTGATGATGCCGAGAGTGAAGAAACATGTCGCTTACATTGGTGAGTTGATCTGTAAATTAGAGAAGCATATCCAATTGAAGTTGATGGAAACAGTCAACTTAAACGATGCGGATCTAATGGCAGATATTGTGACAGAGATGTCGGATACTGACTTAACGATGTCGAGTATTACTAGCAGAATTGAATCTGCAAAAGGTACAGCTCCAATCGACCAAGAGTGGTTCAGAAATGTGACGCAATTGATGGCACAACTGAAGCAATTGAAATGGAAATACGAGCAAGGTACAACAGGTAGAGGTCGCTCGAGTATGGGTATGACCAATGCGACTGGATGTACTTCGGTTTGGGGATCTACTTATCCTTACAACCCGTATCCATTCCCTTGGGCAAACCACTTATTCCAAGATTCAACATCATTGGCTATGGGTATCTTCGAAGGTCACATGGCAAAAATGGCAGATGGTTTCAAAGCAGTTAGAAAAGCTGAATTGGAATTGGCTGGGGAATATGATGCTGATAAACATGACGATTTCTTCACTTACTTCAATTGGGAACAATTCAGTGATGAAGAATGGCATTTATGTCCTCCAGTTGTGGCGCTTGGTGGTGATGGTTCGATGTACGACATCGGTTTCCAAAACCTATCGAGAATGATGGCATCAGGTAAGCCAATCAAAGTAGTCGTTGTAGATACTCAAGTGTACTCGAATACTGGTGGTCAAGCTTGTACATCTGGCTTTATCGGTCAAGTATCTGATATGGCACAGTATGGTAAAGTATGGAAAGGTAAGCCAGAACCTCGTAAAGAGATTGGTTTAATTGCCATGGCACATAGAAATACGTATGTATTGCAATCTACTTTAGCCAATACGTCTCAGATGTTAGAAGGCTTTATCGATGGTCTAATGACGAAGCGTCCTGCCCTATTCAATATCTATACTACTTGTCAGCCAGAACATGGTGTGGCAGATGATTTAGGTGCACATCAAGCGAAGTTAGCGATCGAGTCACGTACGTATCCGATCTTTAAATACAATCCAGATTTAGGTACTACTGCTGCCGAAAACTTCGACTTAGCAGGTAACCCTGATATGGATTTGATTTGGCCGAAATATACTTTAAAGTATAAAGACAATGGCAAAGACAAAACAATGGAAGTAGATATGACTTTCGCTGATTTTGCCATCACTGAGGCTAGATTTAGAAAGCACTTTAGAATGGCTCCAAGAGATACTTGGAACGAGAATATGGTGCCTTTAGCTGAGTTTATCGAAATGCCAAAAGAAGATCGTGAAGGTTTATTCCCATTCGTTTGGGCAGTCGATAAGAAAGAGCAATTGACAAGAGTAATGGTCGCTGAGCCAATTGTTGATTCTGCTATTGAGCGTAAGGAATTCTGGATTATGCTGAAAGATTTAGCTGGTAAGCAAGAAGTTCAAGAGGTAGACGAATCACAAATTCGTCAGGAAATCGTTGGAAAACTTGCTCAGGGCTTAATGAAATTAGCTACCGGAGAAGCAGGCGATATTGCAGACGTTGTATTACCTCAGGGTGAAGCATCACCTGAGCCAGCAGATAATGCAGCAGCAGACAATGGTAACTATATGGCACCTTGGATTGAGTCGGAAGAATGTAGCGGTTGCGATGAATGTATCAAAATCAATAACAAGATGTTTGAATACAACGATCAGAAACAAGCGATCATTAAAAACGCTCAAGCAGGACCGTATGCCGATCTAGTAAAAGCAGGTGAGAAATGTTCTCAAGGAGTGATTCACCCAGGTTTCCCTAAAGACATGTCTGAGAAGGAAATCGAAAAATGGATCAAAAGAGGGGAAAGATTGAACTAG
- a CDS encoding ferredoxin reductase domain-containing protein, translating into MTHLSDYPTEKRYSAVVLKSDRLTPEDTEEVREILLEVDDYNFKIEVNQSFGVLVRANGDFGNTYHHRLYSVADIPREVAGKLQIKMLVKRCAYVDDFSGELFKGIVSNYICDLKPCDELLITGPFNLAFNVPEDNEANMILVGMGTGIAPFRAFINHIYTDIGDWKGKIRLFYGAKSGLDMLYMNDENDDLTQYYDQKSFEALQAVSPRPKWQDPINLDQVIEGRAYEIKQMLAMNNTHVYIAGYKDVMKKLDAAFANILGSPEKWETRKKELIAGGKWAEVIY; encoded by the coding sequence ATGACACATTTAAGCGATTACCCTACAGAGAAACGTTACTCAGCGGTAGTTTTAAAAAGTGACCGCCTCACTCCTGAAGATACAGAGGAGGTGAGAGAAATTTTATTAGAAGTAGATGATTATAATTTCAAAATTGAAGTGAATCAAAGTTTTGGTGTTTTGGTTCGTGCCAACGGAGATTTTGGGAATACATATCATCATCGTCTTTATAGTGTTGCCGACATTCCAAGAGAGGTAGCTGGCAAGCTTCAGATTAAAATGTTGGTGAAAAGATGTGCCTATGTAGACGATTTCAGTGGAGAATTATTCAAAGGGATCGTATCAAATTATATATGCGATTTAAAACCTTGCGATGAGTTATTGATCACAGGTCCATTTAACCTTGCCTTTAACGTTCCAGAAGACAATGAAGCCAATATGATCCTTGTAGGTATGGGTACAGGCATCGCTCCTTTTAGAGCATTCATCAACCATATTTACACTGATATCGGAGATTGGAAAGGTAAAATAAGATTGTTCTATGGTGCTAAGAGTGGCCTAGACATGCTGTATATGAATGATGAAAATGATGATCTAACACAGTATTATGATCAAAAATCGTTTGAAGCATTACAAGCAGTAAGCCCTCGTCCTAAATGGCAAGATCCAATCAACTTAGATCAAGTGATAGAAGGCCGAGCATATGAAATCAAACAAATGCTAGCAATGAACAACACTCACGTGTACATCGCTGGCTATAAAGATGTTATGAAAAAGCTTGATGCCGCTTTTGCCAATATTCTTGGTTCTCCAGAAAAATGGGAAACGAGAAAGAAAGAGTTGATCGCCGGCGGAAAGTGGGCGGAAGTGATTTATTAA
- a CDS encoding RnfABCDGE type electron transport complex subunit G, with protein sequence MNLPNQSIPQENSANSKKMLMAMVGIGAFCALLIVLIFEGTKERRAFLKAEALEKAIFQVIPNAKSMKPMQFIDGKLTEVDKDAKGETLYAGYDESNQLVGYAIEASGQGYADIIKILYGYDPQKQAIVGFQVLESKETPGLGDKIEKEEAFLANFISLDVTLNADKKALANEVVTVKQGEKTNPWEVDGITGATISSRAIGDIINSSMQEMGPKIGSK encoded by the coding sequence ATGAATCTACCGAATCAATCCATACCACAAGAAAATTCAGCCAATAGCAAAAAAATGCTGATGGCCATGGTAGGTATAGGTGCTTTTTGTGCCCTTCTCATCGTCCTCATCTTTGAGGGAACGAAAGAAAGAAGAGCCTTCCTAAAAGCAGAAGCCTTAGAGAAAGCCATCTTCCAAGTGATTCCAAATGCCAAGAGCATGAAGCCCATGCAATTTATCGACGGGAAATTAACCGAAGTCGATAAAGATGCTAAAGGCGAAACGCTTTACGCAGGCTATGACGAAAGCAACCAACTTGTAGGTTACGCCATCGAAGCCAGTGGACAAGGGTATGCGGACATCATTAAGATACTTTATGGTTATGATCCTCAAAAACAAGCCATCGTTGGGTTTCAAGTACTCGAGAGTAAAGAAACGCCTGGCTTGGGAGATAAGATAGAAAAAGAAGAAGCCTTCCTTGCCAATTTCATCAGTTTAGACGTCACATTAAACGCCGACAAAAAAGCATTAGCCAATGAGGTGGTGACCGTTAAACAAGGTGAAAAAACAAATCCTTGGGAAGTCGACGGTATTACTGGAGCCACAATATCAAGCCGAGCAATTGGAGATATTATTAACTCGAGTATGCAGGAGATGGGACCGAAGATAGGTAGCAAGTAG
- the rsxE gene encoding electron transport complex subunit RsxE, whose translation MSVAVKENKKAKEQKSTDEFIKGLWKENPVFVQVLGMCPVLAVTNTSMNALAMGLATSFVLLMSNILISLLRNFIPKQVRISSYILIIATFVTVIDYVIQAISVELHKSLGAFISLIVVNCLILSRAEAFASKNTLKHSIMDALGMGVGFTFALLCLGVVREVFGSGTVFDLQILPENFQSWIIMILPAGGFFTLAFWLLFFNYLKERKAKKS comes from the coding sequence ATGAGTGTCGCTGTAAAAGAAAATAAAAAGGCGAAAGAGCAGAAAAGTACGGATGAGTTCATCAAGGGACTTTGGAAGGAGAATCCTGTTTTCGTTCAGGTGTTGGGTATGTGTCCCGTTTTGGCGGTGACCAATACTTCGATGAACGCATTGGCAATGGGGTTAGCTACTTCTTTTGTTTTATTGATGTCGAATATCTTGATTTCATTATTGAGAAACTTCATCCCGAAACAAGTTCGTATTTCGTCGTACATATTAATTATTGCCACTTTTGTGACGGTTATCGACTATGTGATACAGGCCATAAGTGTGGAATTACATAAGAGTCTTGGAGCATTCATTTCACTTATCGTAGTGAACTGTTTGATATTGAGCCGTGCTGAAGCGTTTGCCTCAAAGAATACCTTAAAACATTCGATTATGGATGCATTGGGTATGGGTGTTGGTTTTACTTTCGCATTGCTTTGTTTAGGGGTTGTAAGAGAAGTATTTGGAAGCGGAACAGTCTTCGATTTGCAGATTTTACCCGAAAACTTTCAGTCGTGGATTATCATGATCTTACCTGCTGGAGGATTTTTCACCCTCGCTTTCTGGTTACTGTTCTTTAATTATTTGAAAGAAAGAAAAGCGAAGAAATCATGA
- a CDS encoding electron transport complex protein RnfA has product MNTANLWSIFINACLINNFVLAYFLGICPFLGVSGKVATASKMGAAVTFVMVISSLCAFGINGILTAINAPYLQLISYIVVIASTVQLVEMFVKKMSPALFNALGIFLPLITTNCAILGLVLFQTAKGYNILEGFVYALGAGAGFTIALLLMAGLREQLELADTPKIVKGTAITLLIAGILSLSFMGFSGLG; this is encoded by the coding sequence ATGAATACAGCCAATTTGTGGAGCATTTTCATCAATGCTTGTCTAATCAACAACTTTGTACTGGCTTACTTCCTTGGTATCTGTCCTTTCTTAGGGGTTTCAGGTAAAGTGGCGACCGCTTCTAAAATGGGAGCAGCCGTAACTTTTGTAATGGTCATTAGTTCACTTTGTGCCTTCGGTATCAATGGTATTCTTACGGCTATTAACGCTCCTTACCTACAACTTATCAGTTACATTGTGGTGATTGCCTCAACAGTACAATTGGTAGAGATGTTTGTAAAGAAAATGAGCCCTGCCCTATTTAATGCATTAGGTATTTTCCTTCCATTAATTACCACCAACTGTGCTATCCTTGGTCTAGTATTATTCCAAACTGCCAAAGGTTACAACATCCTCGAAGGATTTGTATACGCACTCGGTGCCGGTGCTGGTTTTACCATCGCCCTCCTATTAATGGCCGGATTAAGAGAACAGCTTGAACTCGCCGATACACCAAAAATCGTCAAAGGAACGGCAATTACATTGCTAATTGCTGGGATACTTTCTTTGAGTTTTATGGGATTCTCGGGACTTGGATAA